The proteins below come from a single Lineus longissimus chromosome 5, tnLinLong1.2, whole genome shotgun sequence genomic window:
- the LOC135488346 gene encoding uncharacterized protein LOC135488346 — MTQTSMMAMTKSDNMYEQQTTVIVPRGWDVEQLPEEFSVPRAKIPGYLLLGAGILNGAAFIFVVKVLISSLDLRGLIEFGISFVLFSLIGILAIVAASKGMTKRGLVVAVVVLSSLAVVYDFVEIIMQSMAVFLGVAGIHAEDEDVRNFAIIILAVAGSMLFISLLVFAVLIALIVIGSKRICQCCGAPPAQTPAAVQYQATPTAPPPY; from the exons ATGACCCAGACGTCAATGATGGCAATG ACAAAATCTGACAACATGTACGAACAGCAGACGACAGTGATCGTTCCCCGCGGCTGGGATGTGGAGCAGTTGCCTGAAGAGTTCTCCGTCCCCAGAGCAAAGATTCCAGGGTATCTCCTCCTTGGTGCTGGCATCTTGAATGGTGCTGCCTTCATTTTCGTCGTCAAAGTCCTCATTTCTAGCTTAGATCTACGCGGTCTCATCGAGTTCGGCATTTCGTTCGTTTTGTTTTCTCTTATTGGGATCCTTGCCATTGTTGCAGCGTCTAAGGGTATGACAAAACGAGGCTTAGTGGTTGCTGTGGTGGTCCTGTCTTCGTTGGCGGTTGTCTACGACTTCGTTGAG ATAATTATGCAGTCCATGGCCGTGTTTTTGGGAGTTGCTGGGATACATGCTGAAGATGAGGACGTCAGAAACTTTGCTATT ATCATTCTTGCCGTGGCAGGCTCCATGCTGTTCATCTCATTGCTCGTCTTCGCCGTGCTTATCGCACTGATCGTCATCGGGAGTAAGAGGATTTGTCAATGTTGCGGAGCACCTCCTGCGCAAACTCCAGCTGCTGTGCAATATCAGGCCACCCCCACCGCACCCCCGCCCTATTGA